The sequence AGAGCGTCTTTACTCAAGATATTAGTGTCACTGCTGGTGTAATTTCTGGTGGCGAATGTCATGATCCAGTTCAAATTATaaattctctttttctctcctctctctgtcttatgTTGCAGGTGTTTGAACCTGACTTACAATGGAAAAACTGCTGGTCTGTCTGTTGGTTATTGGAATGGCAGTGAAGGCCCAGATCTGTCCGAAGCGCTGTGTCTGTCAAATACTATCTCCCAACCTTGCAACCCTCTGTGCCAAAAAAGGTCTCCTCTTTGTCCCCCCGAACATTGACAGGCACACCGTGGAGCTACGGCTGGCAGATAACTTCGTCACCAGCATCAAGAGGAAAGACTTTGCCAACATGACCAGGTTGCAGGACCTCACCCTGTCAAGGAATACCATTAGCTTCATCATGCCACACGCGTTTGCTGACCTGGAGAACCTCCGCGCCTTGCACGTGAACAGCAACCGTCTGACCCAGATATCCAATGACACCTTTAGCGGCATGTCCAAGCTGCACCACTTGATCCTCAACAACAACCAGCTGACGTTGATCCACCTGGGGGCTTTCAATGACCTGCTGGCCTTGGAGGAACTCGACCTGTCCTACAACAACTTGGAGTCCATCCCCTGGGAGGCTATCCAGAGGATGACGAGCCTCCACACCCTCAGCCTGGACCACAACATGATCGACTACATTCCTGAGGAGACCTTTTCTCTTCTCCAAAAGCTCAACCGCTTGGACGTAACCTCAAATAAGCTACAGAAGCTTCCTCCAGATCCTCTGTTCCAGCgggcccaggttttggccacgtCTGGGATCATGAACCCTTCCTCATTCGCACTAAGCTTCGGCGGGAACCCACTGCACTGCAACTGTGAGCTGCTGTGGTTGAGGCGCCTGAGTCGAGAGGATGATCTGGAGACATGCGCATCGCCGCAGCACCTCTCTGGACGCTATTTCTGGTCCATCCCGGAGGAGGAGTTCCTGTGTGAACCTCCTCTCATCACCCGGTACTCCCACGAGATGAGGGTGCTGGAGGGCCAGAGGGTGGCCCTGAGGTGCAAGGCCAGGGGGGACCCTGAGCCTGCCATACACTGGATCTCTCCAGAGGGGAAGCTGGTGTCGAACTCCTCCCGGACGTTGGTCTACACGAATGGCACCCTGGACATTTTGATCAGCACTGTGAAGGACACAGGATCCTTCACCTGCATCTCGTCCAACCCGGCGGGTGAGGCACATCAGACTGTTGAGCTGCTGATTATCAAACTCCCACACATCTCCAACAGCACCAACAACATCCAGGAGCCTGACCCTGGCTCTTCAGACATCTCCACGTCCACCAGGGCTGGGGCAAATGGCAGCAACCACACTGGAGACACCAAAACTAGTCCGGATAAGAGAGTGGTCATCGCTGAGGCCACATCCTCCACGGCACTCATCAAGTTCAACTTCCAGAGGAATATACCTGGGATCCGCATGTTCCAGATTCAGTACAATGGCAGTTATGATGACTCTCTTGTTTACAGGTAGGTTCCATTCAATCCCCTCAAATTATTTGTGTATGATTTGTGTGGTGAAATGCGTAATGGCCCTAATGGATTTCATTTCAATCATCAAGTACACTTATAGTTTAGGTTCAGAGATGTTTTGTATGTTTTCGATGGAGATTCATCTCAATCACGTTCACACACTATGCAAACACAAAAGTATGTTTTATAGGCTTTCAACCACTTGTTTGTAAAATCATCCTAATCATCCTAGCCATCCTAACTAAGCAAGGCAATAAACTAAACAACCAAAACAAGTTTCAATTGCTAAGCCATTACAGTAGCCACGATATGAGATTTAAAAGCTGTTTAGCTAGTAGCTGATTCTTAATTGTGaagcgtttaaaaaaaaaaaaaaaactaaataaatatataaatggaATTggaattaaaaaaacaaaaagataatttaTATAAAATCCCAATGttattacatttgttttttttagaTAATCTGTAATCCTTAAACTTATTAGTAAAACCCCTGCAAAGCAAAACCTCCAAATGGACTCAGGCGGGCCGTGTGACAGAGGGATCATGATCTCATATTGATTAAGATGAGCTGAACTCTGCATTGTGAAGCAGCAGAGATTAACATAACTGCCATGTATTCTCTGTGATGTGAATAGGAGGTTATTAGATTTCAACGAGGTCGTCAGTGAAATGGCCCGTTTTACTCAGTTCAACACAAACTAATTCAGTCTGAACTACAATTAACTGGCACTGTAATGGACACATAAATTGATTCGGTCTCAATAACAAACAATTAGCTGTAACTCCAATGGGCTAGAGCAAACGTTCTTCGGTTCATTAACAAGTACTGTATATCTGTCACTTTTTTGTGATGATCTAATAGAGAAGGATCACATTTTACTTGCTTGTATAGGCATGAATGGAAATCAATCACTTATCAGAGGAATATGTAATGTGTGTAATGGCTGTCAGCAGCATCTAGAGAGTGGTGAACACCAGGCTTCTTTTAAAGGAGTTTCTAACATCATCTTATCTTCAGGTTGTGCATTGCTTAATCTGGACAGTATTACAATACATTGTTTACCCTTATTTtaaggtaaattgactgagaacactatcatttacagcaatgacctggggaatagttacactggagaggagggtggatgaacgagccaattggaagctgagAATGATTAGGtcgccatgatggtatgaggccCAGATgaggaatttagccaggacaccggggttaacagccctactcttacaataagtggcatgggatctttagtgaccacagagagtcaggaaagACAGCACCCTAAACAGAGCAATgttcccaatcactgccctggggcattggtaTATTTTTTTAGAACAGAGGAAAAAGTGCCTCCTATTGGCCCTCCAACACAACTTACAGCAGAATCTGGTTTCCCATCCAGGGTCCAACCAgtaccaaccctgcttagcttcagaggtaagccagcagtgggatgcaggtggATATGCTGCTGGTgctccaaaaaaaaaaaagtgttttaaaaGCTTCACACATCTACAAAGCCACATTATTCCCTATTACAAGACCTGTGTTGATATTGAGGATCACCATAGGTCTCTGGAGTACCTTGACCATTTGAATAGCATATCTCCTGTCAATATATCCTACAAGCACAGGCCTTTTCAGTTTTATTGTAGTGTTCTCCATTGTTGTTTCACCTGCACACACTCATTTCCCTTTCAACATTATGCATTACTCAAAGAGGATGTGATAAAAAAATCTGGGCATCAAACAAATTGTGTGACAAGTTTTATGTGCAAACAAATCAGGAGAATGAGCCTCTTTTAAAGCACTCCAACTCGTGCAATTTTAGCCAGCAAAAGGCCCTGTGGAACAGGTAATACCTGGCTCAGATCTGCTTAAGGTATAAAATAAACCACTTTATTGAAATGATATGGTTCCAATTTCCATTGTACTGCATATCTAATAAACACACTCAGGCTAACATAACAATATTGTTGACATTTTACGTTGTCTGTCTCACGTGATTGTAAATGGATTCAAACTAAAAGAATACAGATATTCCATTATTTTTTCGATGACAATGCGGGATGGATTTTCGATGACTGTGCTGTGCTATTTTCCACAGTGCCATGGCTTTCAAAACTATTAGTAGGGCACTTTACCATTGCCTGTTGGTGAATGTCAGGGAGGTCAACCTCCACGTGAAGTCCCCCTACATAAAGTTATCTTGGTTTGAGACCCTCAGGCTCAGTACATGTTAATGGTAAATACATCAGTGGAAGTGTTGTTTTTATGTTTTACATTTTaagagtttaacacagtcatttTCTTGACAATGTACACTGAGtttaccaaacattaagaacgcATTCCTAATATATACTCCCCCTTCCCCTGTTGCCCTCAGAACAAACtaaattcgtcggggcatgggcTCTACAAGGTATCGAAAGCATTCGAAAGGAATGTTGGCCCAAGTtgaccccaatgcttcccacagttttgtcaagttgtctggatgtcctttgggtggtggatcaatcttgatacacacaggaaactgttgagcgtgaaaaacccagcagcggtgcagttcttgacacaaacctgtgcccctggcacctactaccataccccattcaaaggcacttaaatatttagtcttgcccattcaccctctgaatggcacacatacacaatccatgtctcaattgtctcaaagcttgaaaatccttctttaccctgtctcctccccttcatctacactgattgaagtggatttagtaagtgacatcaataagggatcatagctttcacctggattcacctggtcagcctatgtcatggaaagagcaggtgttcttaaagtTTTGTATAATCAGTGTCTGCTATGGTCTAAGTTTTCTGCATGATATGATTCAATTAATTTCATTGCTTTGGCAATGCAATCAGTTCCATATGGGTTTGAGTGTAGCAAAATCATAATCAACAAAGAAAAAGGATACAGTAGTTACTGGTATTCACCCCTTTAAATGAgcggatttggctatttca is a genomic window of Salvelinus namaycush isolate Seneca chromosome 15, SaNama_1.0, whole genome shotgun sequence containing:
- the LOC120060040 gene encoding leucine-rich repeat and fibronectin type-III domain-containing protein 5-like gives rise to the protein MEKLLVCLLVIGMAVKAQICPKRCVCQILSPNLATLCAKKGLLFVPPNIDRHTVELRLADNFVTSIKRKDFANMTRLQDLTLSRNTISFIMPHAFADLENLRALHVNSNRLTQISNDTFSGMSKLHHLILNNNQLTLIHLGAFNDLLALEELDLSYNNLESIPWEAIQRMTSLHTLSLDHNMIDYIPEETFSLLQKLNRLDVTSNKLQKLPPDPLFQRAQVLATSGIMNPSSFALSFGGNPLHCNCELLWLRRLSREDDLETCASPQHLSGRYFWSIPEEEFLCEPPLITRYSHEMRVLEGQRVALRCKARGDPEPAIHWISPEGKLVSNSSRTLVYTNGTLDILISTVKDTGSFTCISSNPAGEAHQTVELLIIKLPHISNSTNNIQEPDPGSSDISTSTRAGANGSNHTGDTKTSPDKRVVIAEATSSTALIKFNFQRNIPGIRMFQIQYNGSYDDSLVYRMIPPTSKNFLVNNLAAGTSYDLCVLAIYDDGITSLTATRVVGCIQFTTESEYLRCHFMQSQFLGGTMIIIIGGIIVASVLVFIIILMIRYKVCNTSDSGKGTLVTNVHSQTNGAQSQGCTVSPSVSKQAMGGSGSEGGGGGSIKAAGHAPDTLTDSSETSLPDCSTATSLVSQSWNTPGSSGSLKPKRKPAPKPSATASVTPEPKIEALPNAETQNTNRNNSTALQHPPAPVSHSPLPYSRIKDTPILRRAHPRPSSKYLTLPVEGVRAKRRYSLNDDSSKHHCYIGFNCRKLNYIQASMSCRTNGFKLAVISEIGPEPVQDWQDQQLLYVAQQDAVADRVECCAEVQQYEDAGSPRVCIHEVIGDR